One Leopardus geoffroyi isolate Oge1 chromosome C1, O.geoffroyi_Oge1_pat1.0, whole genome shotgun sequence DNA segment encodes these proteins:
- the SRSF4 gene encoding serine/arginine-rich splicing factor 4 isoform X3, with amino-acid sequence MVHFRGICAGSLFPFPPLKSCYLFEPSKGGYGYRRSGRDKYGPPTRTEYRLIVENLSSRCSWQDLKDYMRQAGEVTYADAHKGRKNEGVIEFVSYSDMKRALEKLDGTEVNGRKIRLVEDKPGSRRRRSYSRSRSHSRSRSRSRHSRKSRSRSGSSKSSHSKSRSRSRSGSRSRSKSRSRSQSRSRSKKEKSRSPSKDKSRSRSRSADKRRSKSKDQAEEKIQNSDNAGKSKSRSPSRHKSKSKSRSRSQERRAEEKRASVSRSRSKEKSRSQEKGLHKSRSRSRSRSRSKSKDKRKGRKRSREESRSRSRSHSKSERSRKRGGKRDSKSGSGKKKKKEDAERSQSRSRSRSASKEREHAKAESGPREGRGESADAGAHQETRSRSRSNSKSKPNPPSESRSRSKSASKTRSRSKSRSRSASRSPSRSRSRSHSRS; translated from the exons ATGGTACACTTCAGGGGAATATGTGCTGGgtcactttttccttttcctccactgaagtcaTGTTATCTATTTGAACCTTCCAAAGGTGGATATGGTTACAGAAGAAGTGGCCGAGATAAGTACGGCCCTCCTACCCGCACAGAGTACAGACTTATCGTGGAGAATTTGTCAAGTCGGTGCAGCTGGCAAGACCTAAAG gaTTATATGCGTCAGGCGGGAGAAGTGACCTATGCAGATGCTCACAAGGGCCGTAAAAATGAAGGGGTGATTGAATTTGTGTCTTACTCCGACATGAAAAGAGCTTTGGAAAAGTTAGATGGAACTGAAGTCAATGGCAGAAAAATCAGATTAGTCGAAGACAAGCCCGGTTCCAGACGCCGCAGGTCCTATTCCAGGAGCCGGAGTCACTCCAG GTCTCGTTCCCGGAGCAGACATTCTCGTAAGAGCAGAAGCCGAAGCGgcagcagcaaaagcagtcattcGAAGAGCAGATCTCGGTCCAG GTCGGGCTCCCGTTCCCGGAGCAAGAGCCGCAGCCGCAGCCAGAGCCGCAGCCGCAGCAAGAAGGAGAAAAGCCGGAGCCCCAGCAAGGACAagagccgcagccgcagccgcagcgcAGACAAGCGCCGCAGCAAGAGTAAAGACCAGGCCGAAGAGAAGATCCAGAACAGCGACAACGCCGGCAAGTCCAAGAGCCGGAGTCCCAGTCGGCACAAAAGCAAGAGTAAAAGTCGAAGCAGGAGTCAGGAGAGGCGAGCGGAGGAGAAGCGGGCGAGCgtgagcagaagcagaagcaaggAGAAGAGCCGGAGCCAGGAGAAGGGCCTGCACAagagccgcagccgcagccgcagccgcagccgcagcaaAAGCAAGgacaagaggaaggggaggaagaggagcagggaggagagccGCAGCCGGAGCCGCAGCCACAGCAAGAGCGAGAGGAGCAGAAAGCGGGGCGGCAAGCGAGACAGCAAGTCGGGCAGcggcaagaagaagaagaaggaggacgCCGAGCGCTCCCAGTCCAGGTCGCGCTCCCGCTCCGCCTCCAAGGAGCGTGAGCACGCGAAGGCCGAGTCCGGCCCAAGGGAGGGCCGAGGGGAGAGCGCGGATGCCGGCGCCCATCAGGAGACCCGGTCCCGGTCGAGGTCCAATTCCAAGTCCAAACCGAACCCTCCGTCAGAATCACGCTCCAGATCAAAGTCCGCTTCAAAAACCCGGTCTCGGTCCAAGTCCAGATCCAGGTCTGCGTCCAGATCGCCCTCTCGGTCTAGATCCAGGTCCCACTCGCGGTCCTAA
- the SRSF4 gene encoding serine/arginine-rich splicing factor 4 isoform X2 — MPRVYIGRLSYQARERDVERFFKGYGKILEVDLKNGYGFVEFDDLRDADDAVYELNGKDLCGERVIVEHARGPRRDGSYGSGRSGYGYRRSGRDKYGPPTRTEYRLIVENLSSRCSWQDLKDYMRQAGEVTYADAHKGRKNEGVIEFVSYSDMKRALEKLDGTEVNGRKIRLVEDKPGSRRRRSYSRSRSHSRSRSRSRHSRKSRSRSGSSKSSHSKSRSRSRSGSRSRSKSRSRSQSRSRSKKEKSRSPSKDKSRSRSRSADKRRSKSKDQAEEKIQNSDNAGKSKSRSPSRHKSKSKSRSRSQERRAEEKRASVSRSRSKEKSRSQEKGLHKSRSRSRSRSRSKSKDKRKGRKRSREESRSRSRSHSKSERSRKRGGKRDSKSGSGKKKKKEDAERSQSRSRSRSASKEREHAKAESGPREGRGESADAGAHQETRSRSRSNSKSKPNPPSESRSRSKSASKTRSRSKSRSRSASRSPSRSRSRSHSRS, encoded by the exons ATATGGGTTTGTGGAGTTTGATGATCTGCGTGATGCAGATGATGCTGTTTATGAACTAAACGGCAAAGACCTTTGTGGTGAGCGAGTAATTGTTGAGCATGCCCGCGGCCCACGTCGAGACGGCAGTTACGGTTCTGGACGCA GTGGATATGGTTACAGAAGAAGTGGCCGAGATAAGTACGGCCCTCCTACCCGCACAGAGTACAGACTTATCGTGGAGAATTTGTCAAGTCGGTGCAGCTGGCAAGACCTAAAG gaTTATATGCGTCAGGCGGGAGAAGTGACCTATGCAGATGCTCACAAGGGCCGTAAAAATGAAGGGGTGATTGAATTTGTGTCTTACTCCGACATGAAAAGAGCTTTGGAAAAGTTAGATGGAACTGAAGTCAATGGCAGAAAAATCAGATTAGTCGAAGACAAGCCCGGTTCCAGACGCCGCAGGTCCTATTCCAGGAGCCGGAGTCACTCCAG GTCTCGTTCCCGGAGCAGACATTCTCGTAAGAGCAGAAGCCGAAGCGgcagcagcaaaagcagtcattcGAAGAGCAGATCTCGGTCCAG GTCGGGCTCCCGTTCCCGGAGCAAGAGCCGCAGCCGCAGCCAGAGCCGCAGCCGCAGCAAGAAGGAGAAAAGCCGGAGCCCCAGCAAGGACAagagccgcagccgcagccgcagcgcAGACAAGCGCCGCAGCAAGAGTAAAGACCAGGCCGAAGAGAAGATCCAGAACAGCGACAACGCCGGCAAGTCCAAGAGCCGGAGTCCCAGTCGGCACAAAAGCAAGAGTAAAAGTCGAAGCAGGAGTCAGGAGAGGCGAGCGGAGGAGAAGCGGGCGAGCgtgagcagaagcagaagcaaggAGAAGAGCCGGAGCCAGGAGAAGGGCCTGCACAagagccgcagccgcagccgcagccgcagccgcagcaaAAGCAAGgacaagaggaaggggaggaagaggagcagggaggagagccGCAGCCGGAGCCGCAGCCACAGCAAGAGCGAGAGGAGCAGAAAGCGGGGCGGCAAGCGAGACAGCAAGTCGGGCAGcggcaagaagaagaagaaggaggacgCCGAGCGCTCCCAGTCCAGGTCGCGCTCCCGCTCCGCCTCCAAGGAGCGTGAGCACGCGAAGGCCGAGTCCGGCCCAAGGGAGGGCCGAGGGGAGAGCGCGGATGCCGGCGCCCATCAGGAGACCCGGTCCCGGTCGAGGTCCAATTCCAAGTCCAAACCGAACCCTCCGTCAGAATCACGCTCCAGATCAAAGTCCGCTTCAAAAACCCGGTCTCGGTCCAAGTCCAGATCCAGGTCTGCGTCCAGATCGCCCTCTCGGTCTAGATCCAGGTCCCACTCGCGGTCCTAA
- the SRSF4 gene encoding serine/arginine-rich splicing factor 4 isoform X1 — MPRVYIGRLSYQARERDVERFFKGYGKILEVDLKNGYGFVEFDDLRDADDAVYELNGKDLCGERVIVEHARGPRRDGSYGSGRSGYGYRRSGRDKYGPPTRTEYRLIVENLSSRCSWQDLKDYMRQAGEVTYADAHKGRKNEGVIEFVSYSDMKRALEKLDGTEVNGRKIRLVEDKPGSRRRRSYSRSRSHSRSRSRSRHSRKSRSRSGSSKSSHSKSRSRSRSGSRSRSKSRSRSQSRSRSKKEKSRSPSKDKSRSRSRSADKRRSKSKDQAEEKIQNSDNAGKSKSRSPSRHKSKSKSRSRSQERRAEEKRASVSRSRSKEKSRSQEKGLHKSRSRSRSRSRSKRRRAAAGAAATARARGAESGAASETASRAAARRRRRRTPSAPSPGRAPAPPPRSVSTRRPSPAQGRAEGRARMPAPIRRPGPGRGPIPSPNRTLRQNHAPDQSPLQKPGLGPSPDPGLRPDRPLGLDPGPTRGPNWLRPQLELPEKSFVHVW, encoded by the exons ATATGGGTTTGTGGAGTTTGATGATCTGCGTGATGCAGATGATGCTGTTTATGAACTAAACGGCAAAGACCTTTGTGGTGAGCGAGTAATTGTTGAGCATGCCCGCGGCCCACGTCGAGACGGCAGTTACGGTTCTGGACGCA GTGGATATGGTTACAGAAGAAGTGGCCGAGATAAGTACGGCCCTCCTACCCGCACAGAGTACAGACTTATCGTGGAGAATTTGTCAAGTCGGTGCAGCTGGCAAGACCTAAAG gaTTATATGCGTCAGGCGGGAGAAGTGACCTATGCAGATGCTCACAAGGGCCGTAAAAATGAAGGGGTGATTGAATTTGTGTCTTACTCCGACATGAAAAGAGCTTTGGAAAAGTTAGATGGAACTGAAGTCAATGGCAGAAAAATCAGATTAGTCGAAGACAAGCCCGGTTCCAGACGCCGCAGGTCCTATTCCAGGAGCCGGAGTCACTCCAG GTCTCGTTCCCGGAGCAGACATTCTCGTAAGAGCAGAAGCCGAAGCGgcagcagcaaaagcagtcattcGAAGAGCAGATCTCGGTCCAG GTCGGGCTCCCGTTCCCGGAGCAAGAGCCGCAGCCGCAGCCAGAGCCGCAGCCGCAGCAAGAAGGAGAAAAGCCGGAGCCCCAGCAAGGACAagagccgcagccgcagccgcagcgcAGACAAGCGCCGCAGCAAGAGTAAAGACCAGGCCGAAGAGAAGATCCAGAACAGCGACAACGCCGGCAAGTCCAAGAGCCGGAGTCCCAGTCGGCACAAAAGCAAGAGTAAAAGTCGAAGCAGGAGTCAGGAGAGGCGAGCGGAGGAGAAGCGGGCGAGCgtgagcagaagcagaagcaaggAGAAGAGCCGGAGCCAGGAGAAGGGCCTGCACAagagccgcagccgcagccgcagccgcagccgcagcaaAA ggaggagagccGCAGCCGGAGCCGCAGCCACAGCAAGAGCGAGAGGAGCAGAAAGCGGGGCGGCAAGCGAGACAGCAAGTCGGGCAGcggcaagaagaagaagaaggaggacgCCGAGCGCTCCCAGTCCAGGTCGCGCTCCCGCTCCGCCTCCAAGGAGCGTGAGCACGCGAAGGCCGAGTCCGGCCCAAGGGAGGGCCGAGGGGAGAGCGCGGATGCCGGCGCCCATCAGGAGACCCGGTCCCGGTCGAGGTCCAATTCCAAGTCCAAACCGAACCCTCCGTCAGAATCACGCTCCAGATCAAAGTCCGCTTCAAAAACCCGGTCTCGGTCCAAGTCCAGATCCAGGTCTGCGTCCAGATCGCCCTCTCGGTCTAGATCCAGGTCCCACTCGCGGTCCTAACTGGCTACGACCACAGCTGGAACTCCCCGAGAAGTCTTTTGTACATGTTTGGTAG